Within Flavobacteriales bacterium, the genomic segment AAATAAACTCGAAGATAATACAAAGTATCTGGTTCAAACAAACCGTGACGAACTGGTTCTTTCATTTACAAAGGATGAGATGAAAAAATCTGTAGAGCTCTTAGATATATCAATTCTAATGTTATCAGTAAGAAAGCTACTCCCTTCTTGAATTTGGACTAATTTCATTTTTAATTGACTTGGATAAGGTAATTTATAAATGAAGATTTTAATAATAGGTGGAGGGATAGCTGGCTTGGCTCTTGCGAACCTTTTAAAGAACAAAACAGGCATTACCGTTCATCTTGTCGAACGTAGTGAATCTTGGAAGACTTCTTCCACCGGAATATATATTCCATCCAACGGAGTGAAGGTTTTGGAGCATATGGGCCTTGGAGATCAAATCCGAAAGGTTGGATTTATGGTTAACGATCGCATCATCTACAACTCAAAAGGTAAACACATTGTTCAAATGAGTCTCGAAGAGATATGGCATCAACCAAATCCTTGTATTTGCATCAAGCGAAAAGGCCTTCACGCTGTGTTAGCAGAAGACCTTGGAGATATAAAAGTGACTTTCAATAAAACTGTTGATCTTATTATTGATAACGGGAAGCAAGTTGGAATTACTTTCTCTGATGACACGCAAGATGAATATGACTTGGTTATTGGTGCAGATGGTATTAACTCCAGAACGAGGGAACAGATACTTGGCAAAATTCCTTTTAGAAAGGTGGCCGAAAAGGTATGTCGCTTTATAGCTCCCAAACCAGAATCTATAAATGCATGGACGTTATACATAAGTAAAGATGGCCAGTTTTTAATGATACCCA encodes:
- a CDS encoding FAD-dependent monooxygenase, yielding MKILIIGGGIAGLALANLLKNKTGITVHLVERSESWKTSSTGIYIPSNGVKVLEHMGLGDQIRKVGFMVNDRIIYNSKGKHIVQMSLEEIWHQPNPCICIKRKGLHAVLAEDLGDIKVTFNKTVDLIIDNGKQVGITFSDDTQDEYDLVIGADGINSRTREQILGKIPFRKVAEKVCRFIAPKPESINAWTLYISKDGQFLMIPINDQEVTCYVYNKDQQASKEDYLKPFKAYCPPVGDILKNFDPKDAYWTAMEELEPLNQYGNSRVLLIGDAAHAMPPYMAQGASLGLEDAWVFYNLLGMDCDLDGIVEQFSNLRTERVDWARECNRSREKLSKLPHWVSSVGIKLIGRKKWKADYQPLVNIPFE